In the genome of Planococcus donghaensis, the window GTCGTTTTATGTCCATCAAATGCTAATTGTTATTGACGACGAAGATCAGCCAATCTGGGTAGGACGCACAATGGATGCGAATGCCGCAAAAATTACCACGTGGCTATATCACGATAACATCATTTCATATCCCGATACGTATGTTCAATCAGAGACAAAGCATCCAATGGATTTTGTAGCCGATATTTTAAAGCAAATTGGACAAGATAAACGTCGTATAGGAGTCGAAATGGAAAATTACTATTTCACTGCAAAATGCTTTGAACAATTGAAAACAGGTTTGCCAAATGCAACTTTTCAAGATGCGACTTTATTAGTGAATTGGGTGCGTATCGTCAAGTCTGATCAAGAAATCGAATACATGAAAAAAGCAGCTGTACTCGCTGAATTGGCGATGAATGCTGGAATCGAAATGATTAATGAAGGCGTAAGGGAATGTGATGTCGCAGCAAAAATTCTTTATGCGCAAGTAACCGGAACAGAGGAATTTGGTGGAGATTATCCGGCCATTATGCCATTGATGCCGTCAGGAGAAAAGACTTCAACTCCTCATTTAACTTGGACCGATGCTCGCTATAAAAATAACGAATCAGTCATTTTGGAGTTGGCTGGTTGTTACAAACGGTATCATTCGCCGTTAGCACGAACAATTCATATTGGAAATCCAAGCGAGGAATTGAAAAAACTTGCGCAAGTAACAGTAGAAGGAATTGAGGAATGTCTTGCTATGATCAAACCCGGAATTGCTTTGGAAGAAGTTTGCGAAACTTGGACCAAGTCAATTGCTAAATACGGCTATACGAAAGAATCACGAATTGGGTACTCAATGGGCTTAAACTATCCGCCTGACTGGGGTGAACATACAGCCAGTATTCGTAAAGGTGATAAAACCATTTTACAGCCGAACATGACTTTCCATATGATTCCCGGTATGTGGTATGACAAATCTGGTTTTGAAGTAAGTGAATCTTTTCGAATAACTGAAAATGGGTGCGAAACTTTCGCTAATTTGCCTAGAGGGCTTTATGTCAAAAACGAAGCATTAATTAGATAGGAATTCGGGAGTGATGCAAAATTGATTATTTTTACAGAGCAAGAGTTGAGACAGCAAATCATTTTGAATCACGATACGCTGTCTGTCATCGAAGATTGCTTTACGAAACTGGCACAGCAACAAGTGGTAATGCCGCCTATTATGCGTCTAGATATTCATGACTTTAACGGTGAAGTAGATGTGAAAACGGCGTATATAAAAGAAAAAGAAATGTTTGCCATTAAAGTTTCATCTGGTTATTTTGATAACCCAAAACAAGGCTTACCAAGTGGCAGTGGATTTATGATGTTGATGGATACAAAAACGGGCATCCCGCAAGCTCTATTTCTAGATAATGGGTACTTAACCGAAGTTCGAACTGCAGCAGCAGGTGCCATTGCTGCAAATTATTCTTCCCCAAAAACGGTCGAGACAGTCGGCATTATTGGCTCTGGAAGCCAAGCACGGTTTCAGTTGACTGCTTTAACGT includes:
- a CDS encoding M24 family metallopeptidase, with the translated sequence MLVGTAEYQTRIRKTKERMATKGIEVLLITDPANMNYLSGYDGWSFYVHQMLIVIDDEDQPIWVGRTMDANAAKITTWLYHDNIISYPDTYVQSETKHPMDFVADILKQIGQDKRRIGVEMENYYFTAKCFEQLKTGLPNATFQDATLLVNWVRIVKSDQEIEYMKKAAVLAELAMNAGIEMINEGVRECDVAAKILYAQVTGTEEFGGDYPAIMPLMPSGEKTSTPHLTWTDARYKNNESVILELAGCYKRYHSPLARTIHIGNPSEELKKLAQVTVEGIEECLAMIKPGIALEEVCETWTKSIAKYGYTKESRIGYSMGLNYPPDWGEHTASIRKGDKTILQPNMTFHMIPGMWYDKSGFEVSESFRITENGCETFANLPRGLYVKNEALIR